Proteins found in one Sorghum bicolor cultivar BTx623 chromosome 1, Sorghum_bicolor_NCBIv3, whole genome shotgun sequence genomic segment:
- the LOC8081448 gene encoding uncharacterized protein LOC8081448, with product MDILLGSERFLARRTPLVLVPRCSRGSPDKSGSDKGKRSDRSSADWDNAWATFKKKGKLFSDFSPDKYVTWNPRRSEYPLSEEVDPIKRTERSYLMLWTSPQFTLVGAIIIVLTLLIYTLVVPPK from the exons ATGGATATACTGCTAGGTTCTGAGAGATTCTTGGCGCGACGGACTCCACTCGTGCTCGTCCCTCGCTGCTCTCGAGGCTCCCCGGACAAAAGCGGCAGCGATAAAGGTAAGCGATCTGATAGGTC CTCTGCTGACTGGGACAACGCATGGGCTACGTTTAAGAAGAAAGGGAAGCTCTTTTCTGATTTCTCACCAGACAAGTATGTGACCTGGAACCCACGGCGCAGTGAGTATCCATTGTCAGAAGAAGTTGATCCAATCAAGAGAACTGAAAGATCTTACTTGATGCTGTGGACAAGTCCCCAGTTTACCTTGGTAGGGGCGATTATCATCGTCTTGACATTACTAATCTATACACTAGTTGTTCCTCCCAAGTAA